In bacterium, the genomic window CACGGCCGCTCGTAGCGAAATGTGCGCGGGGAATTTTGGTTCCACGCCGTCGCTCGGCTCCCCTTCCGTCCGCCTGCGCGGGGCCGGCGGCCGGCGGTGGGGCCGGCCGGACCCGGACTACAGCCGGCGAAGCGCCGTGACGAGGGCCAGGCCCAGCACCGCGGCGAGGGCTGCGGCCAGCAGCCCGGGCCACCAATCGCCGCCCGCGGGCAGGCCGGTGATCCGGAGCGCCACCGTGGCGCCGGGCGCCACCGGGCCGCCCGACCAGTGCGTATAATGGCGCCCCGACGCGATGACGGGCGCCGCCGCGCGCATGCCGTCTCCGGCGACGCGCAAGTGCGCGTCGGCGACGAGGACCTCGACGCGCGCGGCGCCGAACGGCGGAGCCCACGCGAGGGCGGCGTCGCCGCCGCGCGGCTGTTCCTGATAGGCGTAGGTGACCTGGGCTACGCCGGGCGGGATCGCGCGCGCGTCGGTGATCCGGCCCTCCTCGGTGCGCGGGTCCCGCCACCCGTCGAGCGCCTGGACCGCGACGGCCCCGCGCGGAAGCGGGAACGCGAGCGGATCGGTGGACGTCGTCACGACCGTGCGGTCGGTGGCGTTCTGCACCTGC contains:
- a CDS encoding carboxypeptidase-like regulatory domain-containing protein; protein product: MRRPPRFAPVLVAVFAAAAACGPACTASRPAAESAVPGAAAGANGVIRGRVIDGTAPAHPVAGQPVRLQIVERGTSSERETRTDAAGAFIFAGLPVGGLRIFLVSTQYQGAPYEGAERIVLTQETPVRDLSIAVYDAGADRRALRGTLLFAVVDVVPGALRVTTVEQVQNATDRTVVTTSTDPLAFPLPRGAVAVQALDGWRDPRTEEGRITDARAIPPGVAQVTYAYQEQPRGGDAALAWAPPFGAARVEVLVADAHLRVAGDGMRAAAPVIASGRHYTHWSGGPVAPGATVALRITGLPAGGDWWPGLLAAALAAVLGLALVTALRRL